A single region of the Jatrophihabitans sp. GAS493 genome encodes:
- a CDS encoding ABC transporter ATP-binding protein, with protein MSAPVLELRSASRVHGHGDAVVKALHDVSLSIFAGELVAVMGPSGSGKSTLLNLCGGLDSPTSGEVIVEGEVLAGLSRSSLASLRRRSIGYVFQSLNLIPSLTAAENVMLPRELDGVSTRRSRREAVAALREVGLAELADRFPDDMSGGQQQRVAIARAIVGERRLILADEPTGALDSHTGEDVLRLLRARCDAGAAGVLVTHDARLAGWADRVVFLRDGIAVDETPALPSVESLLAEERS; from the coding sequence ATGAGCGCGCCGGTCTTGGAGCTGCGCTCGGCGAGTCGGGTGCACGGTCACGGAGATGCGGTCGTCAAGGCGCTGCACGATGTGAGCCTGAGCATCTTCGCCGGCGAACTGGTGGCGGTGATGGGGCCGTCCGGCTCGGGGAAATCGACGCTGCTGAACCTCTGCGGTGGACTCGATTCCCCCACGTCTGGCGAGGTGATCGTAGAGGGGGAGGTGCTGGCCGGGCTCAGCCGGTCGTCGCTGGCTTCGCTGCGCCGGCGCTCGATCGGGTACGTCTTTCAGAGCCTCAACCTCATCCCTTCGCTGACCGCGGCCGAGAATGTGATGCTGCCCCGCGAGTTGGACGGGGTGTCGACGCGCCGCTCCCGACGTGAGGCGGTCGCCGCGCTGCGTGAGGTTGGCCTGGCTGAACTGGCCGATCGATTCCCGGATGACATGTCCGGCGGGCAGCAGCAGCGAGTAGCCATCGCCCGGGCAATTGTGGGTGAAAGACGGCTCATTCTCGCCGACGAACCGACCGGGGCGCTGGACTCACATACCGGTGAGGACGTGCTGCGGCTGCTCCGGGCGCGCTGTGACGCCGGAGCGGCCGGGGTGTTGGTGACCCACGACGCGCGGCTGGCCGGGTGGGCCGATCGCGTGGTCTTTCTGCGTGACGGGATCGCCGTCGATGAGACCCCGGCGCTACCGAGCGTCGAGTCGTTGCTCGCCGAAGAGCGTTCATGA
- a CDS encoding DUF2516 family protein, whose translation MLIVYNIQLWLDRVLWIGLLALQAWAIADCASRKAAAFPAVDRLTKPSWLAILIVAAALTVLVGSAVNIIAMIAAVAASVYLADVRPAIKEITGGKRW comes from the coding sequence ATGCTGATCGTGTACAACATCCAGCTCTGGCTAGACCGCGTCCTCTGGATCGGTCTTCTCGCGCTGCAAGCGTGGGCCATTGCTGACTGTGCCAGCCGTAAGGCAGCAGCCTTCCCCGCGGTTGATCGGCTCACCAAGCCGAGCTGGCTGGCGATCCTCATCGTGGCGGCGGCCCTGACGGTGCTCGTCGGCTCCGCGGTCAACATCATCGCGATGATCGCGGCCGTCGCCGCCTCCGTATACCTGGCTGACGTGCGACCGGCGATCAAGGAGATCACCGGCGGGAAGCGCTGGTAA
- a CDS encoding DUF1800 domain-containing protein, whose protein sequence is MPGLISSTRTTAAARRAAAKKAAAKKAAAKKAAAKKAAAQAAAKKAAAAKAAAAKAAAAKKAAAAKAAAAKAAADKAAAAKKAADAKAAATPVPLKVYPTAAAAIAGAQKTAVAPLVWDPASHLLSRFAFGPDLASRNTVTATGADAWWSSQVALGKSASGYAGNGAVQAQGTLLGLNPTQVRAWLKSNGNEYGWNLMDQLSKVTLGLQVWSKAQLYETVVDFFANHLNVANHSDSVWISRHTMDRDVVRKYAFGSFTDMLLASAKNGAMLTYLNLAESNKTIVNENYGRELLELHTVGVGNYSESDVVNSARILTGRTVDKDNNYLYKSTIHWTGAIKVMDFTHANTSAAGGEAAGDAYLTYLAHHPATAAHLAQKLCIRYVSDNPSTALVNAVAAAYLANDTQILPTLKTIFCSTEFWSSRGAKVRRPTENLVATLRILGTTPSTLSTALNSLHWMCNLVGNVPLDWVPPNGYPDVAAAWRSSGSLLDLWGYHRGFVGAWYDGFNKLTPASLYGGSPATSGAAIDLLTKRLTNQTFSAAHKAVLQTFLAEPASTPIAKSNLRWYLIHLIPLILDGPHHALR, encoded by the coding sequence ATGCCTGGCCTGATCTCATCGACCCGCACGACCGCAGCCGCGAGACGAGCCGCCGCGAAGAAGGCCGCGGCCAAGAAGGCCGCCGCCAAGAAAGCTGCCGCGAAGAAGGCCGCCGCGCAGGCCGCGGCGAAGAAAGCTGCCGCAGCAAAGGCCGCCGCCGCCAAGGCTGCAGCCGCCAAGAAAGCAGCAGCTGCCAAAGCCGCGGCAGCCAAGGCCGCCGCCGACAAGGCCGCGGCGGCGAAGAAGGCAGCCGACGCCAAGGCCGCGGCGACCCCGGTGCCGCTGAAGGTCTACCCGACCGCCGCTGCTGCCATCGCCGGTGCCCAGAAGACCGCGGTGGCGCCGCTGGTCTGGGATCCGGCCTCGCACCTGCTCTCACGCTTCGCCTTCGGCCCGGACCTGGCCTCCCGCAACACGGTCACCGCGACCGGGGCCGACGCCTGGTGGAGCAGCCAGGTGGCCCTCGGGAAGAGCGCGTCCGGCTACGCCGGTAACGGCGCGGTACAGGCGCAGGGCACGCTGCTCGGACTGAATCCGACCCAGGTTCGGGCCTGGCTGAAGAGCAACGGCAACGAGTACGGCTGGAACCTGATGGACCAGCTGAGCAAGGTCACCCTCGGCCTGCAGGTCTGGAGCAAGGCCCAGCTCTACGAGACCGTGGTCGACTTCTTCGCCAATCATCTGAACGTCGCCAACCACTCCGACTCGGTGTGGATCAGCCGGCACACCATGGACCGTGACGTGGTGCGCAAGTATGCGTTCGGATCCTTCACCGACATGCTGCTCGCCTCGGCCAAGAACGGCGCGATGCTCACGTACCTCAACCTGGCCGAGTCCAACAAGACGATCGTCAACGAGAACTACGGCCGGGAGTTGCTCGAACTGCACACCGTCGGTGTCGGCAACTACAGCGAGTCGGACGTGGTCAACTCGGCCCGCATTCTCACCGGCCGCACCGTCGACAAAGACAACAACTACCTGTACAAATCGACGATCCACTGGACCGGTGCGATCAAGGTCATGGACTTCACGCATGCCAACACGTCGGCCGCCGGCGGCGAAGCAGCCGGCGATGCCTACTTGACCTACCTGGCCCATCACCCGGCGACGGCGGCTCACCTGGCCCAGAAGCTCTGCATCCGCTACGTCTCCGACAACCCGTCGACAGCGCTGGTGAACGCCGTCGCCGCCGCCTACCTGGCCAACGACACGCAGATCCTGCCGACGCTCAAGACCATCTTCTGCTCGACCGAATTCTGGTCGAGCCGGGGGGCTAAGGTGCGGCGGCCGACCGAGAATCTCGTTGCCACGCTGAGGATTCTCGGCACGACGCCCAGCACGCTGAGCACCGCGCTCAACTCGCTGCACTGGATGTGCAACCTGGTCGGCAACGTCCCGCTCGACTGGGTTCCGCCGAATGGCTACCCCGACGTCGCCGCCGCTTGGCGCTCGTCGGGATCGCTGCTGGACCTGTGGGGCTACCACCGCGGATTCGTCGGCGCCTGGTACGACGGCTTCAACAAGCTGACTCCGGCCTCGCTCTACGGCGGCTCGCCGGCCACCAGCGGCGCCGCCATCGATCTGCTCACCAAGCGACTGACGAACCAGACGTTCTCCGCCGCGCACAAGGCTGTGCTGCAGACCTTCCTGGCTGAACCGGCCTCCACCCCGATCGCCAAGTCGAACCTGCGCTGGTACCTCATCCACCTCATCCCGCTGATCCTGGACGGACCTCACCATGCACTCCGCTGA
- a CDS encoding FtsX-like permease family protein, which yields MSVASWRATLRIARREASRSKRRTALVVTLIGLPVLALSMADIAYRTYQLDPTEKIARELGSAQAAIQWSDGRVMQGPQAWLSGFEVESPAVSSSPQLAGGQPFVDQTPTLVQHLPGRRLIATTTGTLEIKTAAGIKTALVNGMDYADPMARGLVRQVSGRAPRGDSEVALTVALAKSTGLHLGEQMVLTGLAKSFSVVGIVEDTTANHAEAAYLLPDAVASAMPHSMGRIPPTSWLVASPTPVTWSDVLALNKLGFAVLSREVYLNPPPKSQVPLIQDSSTDRTVPTTAALVVGLALLEVVLLAGPAFAVGARRQRRDLALIAANGGRRGQLRNVVLSNGIVLGAVAGVVSLVVAVTLSRLALRLFAGLPSRVPGHFDLRPDELAGLALLAVLTALLAAVFPARAAARTDVVATLAGRRGALHTSKWSVILGCALAGLGAALALGGFTSTEAGPVAILSGVGLAELGLICCTPAMLAVIAGLGRRLPLSPRIALRDAGRNRSSAAPAVAAVMASMIGAIAVTIGVVSTEDQNRRSYTAGLPLHDVFTYASAYSATDAKEVQIDPTTIAATLRSTLPVRQVMTVLQPDMSCPSVGAPTATQCSVL from the coding sequence ATGAGCGTCGCCTCTTGGCGCGCCACCCTGCGGATCGCGCGAAGGGAGGCCTCCCGTTCCAAGCGGAGGACCGCCCTGGTGGTGACGCTTATCGGACTTCCAGTGCTGGCACTGAGCATGGCCGACATCGCCTATCGCACCTATCAGCTAGATCCGACTGAGAAGATTGCCCGGGAGCTCGGCTCAGCGCAAGCGGCGATCCAATGGTCGGACGGGCGTGTGATGCAGGGTCCACAGGCTTGGCTGAGCGGGTTCGAAGTCGAAAGTCCCGCCGTCTCGTCATCCCCGCAATTGGCCGGCGGCCAGCCGTTCGTGGACCAGACCCCGACTCTCGTCCAGCACCTCCCGGGGCGCCGGCTCATCGCGACGACGACCGGCACGCTCGAGATCAAAACGGCCGCGGGGATCAAAACCGCGTTGGTGAACGGCATGGACTATGCCGATCCGATGGCCCGCGGACTCGTCCGGCAGGTGAGCGGACGAGCACCGCGCGGCGACTCTGAAGTGGCGCTCACCGTCGCGCTGGCCAAGTCGACCGGGCTGCACCTCGGCGAGCAGATGGTCCTCACCGGCCTCGCCAAATCATTCAGTGTCGTCGGGATCGTGGAGGACACCACGGCAAATCACGCCGAAGCCGCCTATCTGCTTCCGGATGCTGTCGCGTCGGCGATGCCGCATTCAATGGGCCGCATCCCTCCGACGAGTTGGCTCGTCGCCTCGCCGACACCGGTGACGTGGAGCGACGTGCTGGCCCTGAACAAGTTGGGTTTTGCGGTGCTATCCCGCGAGGTCTATCTGAACCCGCCCCCGAAGTCGCAGGTCCCGCTCATTCAGGACTCCTCCACTGACCGGACCGTGCCGACAACGGCCGCGCTCGTCGTCGGCCTCGCGCTGCTGGAGGTGGTACTGCTGGCCGGCCCGGCGTTCGCCGTCGGTGCCCGACGGCAGCGACGCGACCTGGCCCTCATCGCGGCGAACGGCGGACGCCGGGGCCAGCTGCGAAATGTCGTTCTATCCAACGGGATCGTTCTTGGAGCGGTCGCCGGTGTGGTGTCTTTGGTGGTGGCCGTGACATTGAGCAGGCTGGCGCTGCGATTGTTCGCCGGCCTGCCGTCCCGGGTTCCGGGTCACTTCGACCTTCGCCCGGATGAGCTGGCCGGGTTGGCCCTTCTAGCCGTGTTGACGGCGCTGCTGGCGGCTGTCTTTCCCGCTCGGGCGGCGGCCCGGACTGACGTCGTCGCCACCCTGGCCGGCCGCCGGGGTGCACTGCACACCTCGAAGTGGAGCGTGATCCTGGGCTGCGCGCTGGCCGGGTTGGGAGCCGCTCTGGCGCTCGGCGGCTTCACCTCGACCGAGGCCGGGCCGGTGGCAATCCTCAGTGGGGTGGGCCTGGCCGAGCTCGGTCTGATCTGCTGTACGCCGGCGATGCTGGCGGTCATCGCCGGGCTCGGCCGTCGGCTTCCGCTGTCGCCCCGGATCGCTCTACGCGACGCCGGGCGGAACCGCTCGTCGGCCGCGCCGGCAGTGGCCGCCGTGATGGCGTCGATGATCGGCGCAATCGCGGTGACGATCGGCGTAGTCAGCACCGAGGACCAGAACCGTCGCAGCTATACAGCTGGGCTCCCGCTGCACGACGTGTTCACGTACGCCTCGGCGTACTCGGCAACGGACGCTAAGGAGGTGCAGATCGATCCGACGACCATCGCCGCCACGCTGCGCTCGACCCTGCCCGTCCGGCAAGTGATGACGGTGCTTCAACCGGATATGAGCTGCCCCAGCGTCGGTGCCCCGACCGCGACCCAGTGCTCCGTCCTGTAG
- a CDS encoding PadR family transcriptional regulator, with protein MSVRYALLTLLERQPMYGYQLRQEFESSTASTWPLNVGQVYTTLQRLERDGLVETSEPSSESDTDDPQRIYAITDRGRVEVQHWFATPVRHQAPPRDELAIKLALAVRIPGMDVRSVIQTQRISTIRALQEYTRSREAAGGDLSWLLVAESLIFAAEAEVRWLDHCEATLLRHSAGSAASSGPQNDAAKASHPGESARTQVSSTARKGGRR; from the coding sequence ATGTCAGTTCGCTACGCCCTGCTCACACTGCTCGAGCGGCAGCCGATGTACGGCTACCAGCTTCGCCAGGAGTTCGAGTCGAGCACCGCATCGACTTGGCCGCTCAATGTCGGGCAGGTTTACACGACCCTGCAGCGCCTTGAGCGGGACGGGCTGGTCGAGACGTCAGAGCCTTCCTCAGAGTCGGATACGGACGATCCCCAGCGAATCTATGCAATAACCGACCGCGGTCGGGTCGAAGTGCAGCACTGGTTCGCCACCCCGGTTCGCCATCAGGCGCCGCCGCGGGATGAGTTGGCGATCAAGCTTGCGCTGGCCGTGCGGATCCCGGGTATGGACGTCCGCTCAGTGATCCAGACCCAGCGCATCTCGACGATTCGGGCGCTACAGGAGTACACCCGTTCGCGGGAGGCGGCCGGAGGTGACCTCTCTTGGCTGCTGGTGGCTGAGTCCCTTATTTTTGCGGCCGAAGCCGAGGTCCGCTGGCTGGATCACTGCGAGGCGACGCTGCTGCGTCACTCCGCCGGGAGCGCGGCCTCGAGTGGACCGCAGAATGATGCGGCGAAGGCATCCCATCCGGGCGAGTCGGCCAGGACACAGGTCTCATCGACGGCCCGGAAGGGTGGTCGTCGATGA
- a CDS encoding RecQ family ATP-dependent DNA helicase, protein MTTSTTDPPATAGAPRESADGLRVRAEGVLRALAGDSAVLRDDQWTAIEALVRHRRRALVVQRTGWGKSAVYFVATALLRAEGAGPTVIVSPLLALMRNQIAAAERAGIRAATINSTNLEDWDQTYEAVRRGEVDVLLLSPERLNNPDFRDNVMPQLATSCGLLVVDEAHCISDWGHDFRPDFRRLRTLLPELPPAIPVLATTATANSRVVADIADVLGLGEESPDVLVLRGSLDRESLHLGVLQLPSTPHRLAWLAEHLDELPGSGIIYTLTVAGSEEVADYLRERGFPVAAYSGKTEQGERLEAEENLIGNRVKALVATSALGMGFDKPDLGFVIHFGAPNSPIAYYQQVGRAGRGVDNAQVILLPGSEDRAIWEYFASVGFPREAQVRTVLETLAENGGAMSTAALETRVDLSRSRLETMLKVLDVDGAVRRVKGGWSATGQVWAYDEERYAKVSAVRRDEQQAMLDYIATSDCRLQFLRHQLDDESATRCGRCDNCGGLTLSAEVSEAGTQKANETLSRPGVPIEPRRMWPSAMPTLGIDLKGKIPAAEVSETGRAVARYTDLGLGQRVRALLREPASGEPAATEVPADVVSACVQVLSAWDWSERPQAVVHIGSHRRSQLIADLAGQLSRIGRLTQLGGVAHLGESATGRSNSAQRLRAVCGAYQLSEELVDQLAGPLNGAPLLLVDDFTDTGWTITVVTRLLRRAGAGAVYPLVLGSVS, encoded by the coding sequence ATGACGACGAGCACCACCGACCCACCGGCCACGGCCGGTGCCCCGCGCGAGAGCGCCGACGGACTGCGGGTGCGTGCCGAGGGTGTCCTGCGCGCGCTCGCGGGCGACTCGGCCGTCCTGCGCGACGACCAGTGGACGGCCATCGAGGCGCTGGTCCGCCACCGCCGGCGGGCACTGGTCGTGCAGCGCACCGGCTGGGGTAAGTCGGCCGTCTACTTCGTCGCCACGGCGCTGCTGCGCGCGGAGGGGGCGGGGCCGACGGTGATCGTGTCGCCGCTACTCGCGCTGATGCGCAACCAGATCGCGGCCGCCGAGCGGGCCGGCATCCGTGCGGCCACCATCAACTCAACGAACCTCGAGGATTGGGACCAGACCTACGAGGCGGTCCGACGGGGCGAGGTGGACGTCCTGCTGCTCTCCCCCGAACGGCTCAACAACCCGGATTTCCGGGACAATGTGATGCCCCAGCTGGCCACCTCCTGCGGACTGCTGGTGGTTGACGAGGCGCACTGCATCAGCGACTGGGGGCATGACTTCCGCCCTGACTTCCGGCGGCTGCGCACCCTGCTGCCCGAGCTACCGCCGGCGATCCCGGTGCTGGCCACCACGGCCACCGCTAACTCACGGGTGGTGGCCGACATCGCCGACGTCCTCGGTCTCGGCGAGGAGAGCCCGGACGTGCTGGTGCTACGGGGCAGTCTCGATCGCGAGTCGCTACACCTCGGGGTGCTTCAACTGCCCTCGACGCCGCACCGGTTGGCCTGGCTGGCCGAGCACCTGGACGAGCTCCCCGGCTCGGGGATCATCTACACGCTCACCGTGGCCGGCAGCGAGGAGGTGGCTGACTACCTTCGCGAACGCGGATTCCCCGTCGCCGCCTACTCGGGCAAGACGGAGCAGGGCGAAAGGCTGGAGGCCGAGGAGAACCTGATCGGCAATCGGGTGAAGGCCCTGGTCGCCACCTCAGCCCTCGGGATGGGCTTCGACAAACCTGATCTCGGGTTCGTCATCCATTTCGGAGCGCCGAACTCGCCGATCGCCTACTACCAGCAGGTCGGGCGAGCCGGTCGCGGCGTCGACAACGCGCAGGTGATCCTGCTGCCCGGCAGCGAGGACCGGGCAATCTGGGAGTACTTCGCCTCGGTCGGCTTCCCGCGCGAAGCGCAGGTACGCACGGTGCTCGAGACGCTGGCCGAGAACGGTGGCGCGATGAGCACGGCGGCCCTGGAGACTCGCGTCGACCTCTCCCGGTCCCGGCTGGAGACGATGCTCAAGGTGCTCGACGTGGACGGGGCGGTGCGGCGCGTCAAGGGCGGCTGGAGCGCGACCGGCCAGGTCTGGGCCTACGACGAAGAGCGCTACGCGAAGGTCAGCGCAGTGCGGCGGGACGAGCAGCAGGCGATGCTCGACTACATCGCGACGAGCGACTGCCGGCTGCAGTTCCTGCGCCACCAGCTAGACGACGAGTCGGCGACCCGCTGTGGACGCTGCGACAACTGCGGCGGCCTCACGCTCTCGGCCGAGGTAAGCGAAGCGGGCACCCAGAAGGCGAACGAGACGCTCTCCCGGCCCGGCGTGCCCATCGAACCTCGGCGGATGTGGCCCTCGGCGATGCCGACGCTCGGTATCGACCTGAAGGGAAAGATCCCAGCCGCCGAGGTGAGTGAGACCGGGCGGGCGGTCGCGCGGTACACCGACCTCGGACTCGGCCAGCGCGTCCGGGCGCTGCTGCGCGAGCCCGCGAGCGGCGAGCCGGCCGCCACCGAGGTGCCGGCCGATGTGGTGAGTGCCTGCGTGCAGGTGCTGTCGGCCTGGGACTGGTCCGAGCGCCCGCAGGCGGTGGTGCACATCGGATCGCACCGCCGATCGCAGCTGATCGCCGATCTGGCCGGCCAGCTGAGCAGAATCGGACGGCTGACCCAGCTCGGGGGCGTCGCTCATCTAGGTGAGTCGGCGACCGGCCGCTCGAACAGCGCCCAGCGGCTGAGGGCCGTCTGCGGCGCATACCAACTCAGCGAGGAGCTAGTCGATCAGCTCGCAGGCCCGCTCAACGGGGCGCCGCTACTGCTGGTGGATGACTTCACCGACACTGGCTGGACGATCACGGTCGTCACCCGGCTGCTGCGCCGGGCCGGGGCGGGAGCGGTGTATCCGCTGGTACTCGGCAGCGTCAGCTGA
- a CDS encoding ATP-binding protein yields MDVVVGAGGCLTDVDFDQHLRPSGPGLLLDLRQARFVDPFGLVALAALTDDAVRAGVDVKFLAPLDASCAHYLHRMGVADLFDGFGVAHRLPAVRRNDLGDRLFELQRFGADAEAADLLAEQVFRIFAADEPATARELYNSVSELANNVLEHSGESGGYLALQQFERSAEVIFAVSDAGCGLREALQRATSVRDDGHAIALAVRRHVTSTGEWGRGVGLNGLVRRTHRGGRLQLWSGRASGVFRGGRIVPKLKRHVASFHGTVVQARIARE; encoded by the coding sequence ATGGATGTGGTGGTGGGTGCGGGCGGCTGCCTCACCGACGTCGACTTCGATCAGCATCTGCGCCCGTCTGGCCCGGGGTTGCTCCTCGACCTGAGGCAGGCGCGTTTCGTCGATCCGTTCGGGTTGGTTGCGCTGGCTGCGCTCACCGACGACGCGGTACGGGCCGGTGTCGACGTGAAGTTTCTCGCCCCGCTGGATGCGAGCTGCGCCCATTACCTGCATCGGATGGGAGTGGCCGACCTATTCGACGGCTTCGGGGTCGCCCACCGGCTCCCCGCCGTGCGCCGTAACGACCTCGGTGACCGGCTCTTCGAACTGCAGCGGTTCGGCGCGGACGCGGAGGCCGCCGATCTGCTGGCCGAACAGGTCTTCCGCATCTTCGCCGCCGACGAGCCGGCGACGGCCCGCGAGCTCTACAACTCCGTCTCCGAACTGGCCAACAACGTGCTGGAGCACAGTGGTGAGTCCGGTGGATATCTCGCGCTGCAGCAGTTCGAGCGCTCAGCCGAGGTGATCTTCGCGGTCTCTGACGCGGGTTGCGGGCTGCGGGAGGCCCTGCAGCGGGCCACCAGCGTCCGCGATGACGGGCACGCCATCGCGCTGGCCGTGCGACGGCATGTCACCTCGACCGGAGAGTGGGGGCGCGGGGTGGGGCTGAACGGGCTGGTGCGGCGGACCCACCGCGGCGGGCGCCTGCAGCTGTGGAGCGGGCGGGCCAGCGGAGTCTTCCGCGGCGGGCGCATAGTGCCGAAGCTCAAGCGACACGTCGCTTCATTTCACGGAACCGTCGTGCAGGCTAGAATAGCCAGAGAGTAG
- a CDS encoding helix-turn-helix domain-containing protein — protein sequence MNVDGLREQAKRGVAIGDFIREQRELAQVSMRQLARLTGVSNPYLSQIERGLRKPSAEILQQIAKGLRISAEQLYVRAGILEARYGDPEIVAALLADEGLTERQKQVLVEIYESFRRENAANTAHAPLDDEPDGRPAQTTAAPDTDLPHHGFPDGAAEKASA from the coding sequence ATGAACGTCGACGGCCTGCGCGAACAGGCGAAGCGGGGAGTCGCCATCGGTGACTTCATCCGTGAGCAGCGCGAGCTCGCGCAGGTGTCCATGCGGCAGCTCGCCCGTCTGACCGGGGTCTCGAACCCGTACCTGTCTCAGATCGAACGAGGCCTGCGCAAGCCGAGCGCGGAGATTCTGCAGCAGATCGCCAAGGGTCTTCGAATCTCGGCCGAGCAGCTCTACGTCCGGGCCGGCATTCTCGAGGCCCGCTACGGCGACCCTGAGATCGTCGCCGCGCTGCTGGCCGACGAGGGGCTGACCGAGCGTCAGAAGCAGGTTCTCGTGGAGATCTACGAGTCGTTCCGACGCGAGAACGCCGCAAACACAGCGCACGCGCCGCTCGACGATGAGCCCGACGGGCGCCCAGCACAGACCACCGCAGCGCCCGACACCGATTTGCCGCACCACGGATTTCCTGACGGCGCAGCCGAAAAGGCCAGCGCGTAA